In one window of Mauremys reevesii isolate NIE-2019 linkage group 22, ASM1616193v1, whole genome shotgun sequence DNA:
- the CACNG6 gene encoding voltage-dependent calcium channel gamma-6 subunit isoform X1: MMWPNFFLQEEERMAGLRGRAGGKRRPALTDAQEGKIKLAFFVAIVGVTLTVLAVGTEFWVELNTYKQNHSAMCEAAHFGLWKLCYKKLWLEDVEVERATCGPAELPGEANCSYFKFFSTGENARIFQRTTKKELNITAAVISLLSITLMVMGSLCITMALSKGVEFLLKPASCFFMISGIMVLISLEVFRHSVRWLIGSDQSVPLEYEYSWSVACAVAAGAVLIFGGGCFILLSLPGLPKKPWQCCVRSTATSSA; encoded by the exons ATGATGTGGCCTAATTTTTTCCTCCAGGAGGAGGAGCGCATGGCTGgcttgcggggccgggcaggcggcAAGCGGCGCCCGGCCCTCACCGACGCCCAGGAGGGCAAGATCAAGCTGGCCTTTTTCGTGGCCATCGTGGGGGTGACGCTGACCGTGCTGGCCGTGGGCACCGAGTTCTGGGTGGAGCTCAACACCTACAAGCAGAACCACAGCGCCATGTGCGAGGCCGCCCACTTCGGCCTCTGGAAGCTCTGCTACAAGAAGCTCTGGCTGGAGGACGTGGAGGTGGAGAGGGCGACCTGCGGCCCGGCCGAGCTGCCCGGAG AAGCCAACTGCTCCTACTTCAAATTCTTCAGCACGGGGGAGAACGCCCGCATTTTCCAGAGAACGACTAAAAAAG AGCTGAACATCACGGCGGCCGTGATCTCTCTTCTGAGCATCACCCTGATGGTGATGGGCTCCCTGTGCATCACCATGGCGCTGAGCAAAGGGGTGGAGTTCCTGCTCAAACCCGCCTCCTGCTTCTTCATGATCTCCG GGATCATGGTGCTGATCAGCCTGGAGGTTTTCCGCCACTCGGTGCGGTGGCTCATCGGCAGCGACCAGAGCGTGCCGCTGGAGTACGAGTACTCGTGGTCCGTGGCCTGCGCCGTGGCCGCCGGCGCCGTGCTGATCTTCGGCGGTGGCTGCTtcatcctcctctccctcccgggCCTGCCCAAGAAGCCCTGGCAATGCTGCGTCCGGAGCACCGCCACCAGCAGTGCCTGA
- the CACNG6 gene encoding voltage-dependent calcium channel gamma-6 subunit isoform X2, with protein sequence MAGLRGRAGGKRRPALTDAQEGKIKLAFFVAIVGVTLTVLAVGTEFWVELNTYKQNHSAMCEAAHFGLWKLCYKKLWLEDVEVERATCGPAELPGEANCSYFKFFSTGENARIFQRTTKKELNITAAVISLLSITLMVMGSLCITMALSKGVEFLLKPASCFFMISGIMVLISLEVFRHSVRWLIGSDQSVPLEYEYSWSVACAVAAGAVLIFGGGCFILLSLPGLPKKPWQCCVRSTATSSA encoded by the exons ATGGCTGgcttgcggggccgggcaggcggcAAGCGGCGCCCGGCCCTCACCGACGCCCAGGAGGGCAAGATCAAGCTGGCCTTTTTCGTGGCCATCGTGGGGGTGACGCTGACCGTGCTGGCCGTGGGCACCGAGTTCTGGGTGGAGCTCAACACCTACAAGCAGAACCACAGCGCCATGTGCGAGGCCGCCCACTTCGGCCTCTGGAAGCTCTGCTACAAGAAGCTCTGGCTGGAGGACGTGGAGGTGGAGAGGGCGACCTGCGGCCCGGCCGAGCTGCCCGGAG AAGCCAACTGCTCCTACTTCAAATTCTTCAGCACGGGGGAGAACGCCCGCATTTTCCAGAGAACGACTAAAAAAG AGCTGAACATCACGGCGGCCGTGATCTCTCTTCTGAGCATCACCCTGATGGTGATGGGCTCCCTGTGCATCACCATGGCGCTGAGCAAAGGGGTGGAGTTCCTGCTCAAACCCGCCTCCTGCTTCTTCATGATCTCCG GGATCATGGTGCTGATCAGCCTGGAGGTTTTCCGCCACTCGGTGCGGTGGCTCATCGGCAGCGACCAGAGCGTGCCGCTGGAGTACGAGTACTCGTGGTCCGTGGCCTGCGCCGTGGCCGCCGGCGCCGTGCTGATCTTCGGCGGTGGCTGCTtcatcctcctctccctcccgggCCTGCCCAAGAAGCCCTGGCAATGCTGCGTCCGGAGCACCGCCACCAGCAGTGCCTGA